A portion of the Ferrovum sp. JA12 genome contains these proteins:
- a CDS encoding NADP-dependent malic enzyme, with the protein MLDDLRKNALDYHRLPTPGKIEIAATKPMTTQADLALAYSPGVAAACEAIVEDPSQVRHLTSRANLVGVVTNGTAVLGLGAIGPLAAKPVMEGKAVLFKKFAGIDCFDIELNETNVDKLVDAIAALEPTFGGINLEDIKAPECFEVERRLRERMKIPVFHDDQHGTAIIVGAAVLNGLEVVGKKINEVKLVTSGAGAAALSCLDMLVALGIPHHNIYVTDLAGVVYTGRKELMDPNKERYCQDTSARTLSEVIGGADIFLGLSAGGVLKPEMVKVMANKPLILALANPEPEIHPDQVRAVRDDAIVATGRSDYPNQVNNVLCFPFIFRGALDVGATTINEPMKIAAVQAIASLARAEPSDIVAEAYGNQNLSFGPEYLIPKPFDPRLIIKIASAVAQAAMESGVATSPITDMAAYRERLNQFVYHSNLVMRPVFAKAKTAPKRIVFSEGEDERILQAVQTICDERLARPILVGRPEVISMRIKRLGLRLTENKDFEMVNINSDPRYREYWQLYHHMMERKGVTPNLAKHEVYREPTLTSALMVKRGEADGLICGCIGRYAEHLYYVQNVLGLKQDVSTAAAMNMLLNPKGTFFVCDTYVNPNPTAHELADIVSLAAEEVQRFGIVPRVAMLSHSSYGSYDTDSAIKMREALAIIRQRLPKLEIDGEMHADAAMSDEIRHNVMPGSKLTGRANLLVMPTLDAANIAYNLVRVIGDNVTVGPILLGINAPAHILTPTATVRRIINMTALAVVDAQSSRT; encoded by the coding sequence ATGCTTGATGATTTAAGAAAAAACGCACTGGACTACCATCGCCTTCCCACCCCCGGTAAAATCGAAATAGCCGCTACAAAACCCATGACCACCCAAGCTGACCTAGCCCTAGCCTATAGCCCAGGGGTAGCTGCAGCTTGTGAGGCCATCGTGGAAGACCCCTCGCAGGTTCGTCATTTAACATCAAGAGCCAATCTCGTGGGAGTGGTCACCAATGGTACAGCAGTGCTGGGACTTGGTGCCATTGGCCCCCTTGCCGCAAAACCTGTCATGGAAGGCAAGGCTGTTCTATTTAAAAAATTTGCCGGCATTGATTGCTTTGATATTGAACTCAATGAAACCAATGTGGATAAGTTGGTTGATGCAATTGCCGCACTCGAACCCACTTTTGGCGGTATTAACTTAGAAGATATTAAAGCGCCAGAATGTTTTGAGGTTGAACGCAGACTGCGCGAGCGCATGAAAATCCCCGTTTTTCATGATGACCAACACGGTACTGCAATTATTGTCGGGGCCGCCGTCTTAAATGGTCTTGAAGTAGTGGGCAAAAAAATTAATGAAGTGAAGCTTGTCACCTCTGGCGCTGGGGCTGCTGCCTTATCTTGCCTTGACATGTTAGTGGCTTTGGGAATACCGCATCATAACATTTACGTAACCGACTTAGCTGGGGTGGTTTATACGGGACGCAAAGAATTGATGGATCCCAACAAAGAGCGCTATTGTCAGGACACCAGTGCGAGAACCCTCTCTGAAGTGATTGGTGGGGCTGATATCTTTTTAGGCCTGTCTGCAGGTGGAGTATTAAAACCTGAGATGGTTAAAGTGATGGCCAATAAACCATTAATTTTGGCTCTCGCCAACCCAGAACCAGAAATTCACCCTGATCAAGTCCGTGCAGTACGTGATGACGCTATTGTTGCCACAGGACGTTCTGATTATCCAAATCAAGTTAATAACGTATTATGTTTTCCCTTCATTTTCCGTGGGGCCTTAGATGTGGGGGCAACAACCATTAATGAACCCATGAAAATCGCTGCTGTTCAGGCTATAGCAAGCCTTGCCCGTGCAGAGCCCTCAGATATTGTGGCAGAGGCTTATGGTAATCAAAACTTAAGTTTTGGCCCAGAATATTTAATCCCTAAGCCTTTTGATCCACGTTTGATTATTAAAATTGCTTCAGCCGTGGCTCAAGCCGCCATGGAAAGCGGGGTAGCCACGAGCCCTATCACTGATATGGCCGCCTACCGTGAACGCTTAAATCAATTTGTGTATCACTCCAATCTGGTGATGCGCCCAGTGTTCGCTAAAGCCAAAACAGCTCCCAAAAGAATTGTTTTCTCTGAGGGGGAGGACGAGCGCATTCTGCAGGCTGTGCAAACCATCTGTGACGAGCGCTTAGCCCGACCCATTTTAGTGGGTCGCCCTGAAGTGATAAGTATGCGTATCAAACGTCTTGGTTTGCGTCTGACCGAAAACAAAGATTTTGAAATGGTTAATATCAATTCAGATCCTCGTTATCGTGAATATTGGCAGCTCTATCATCACATGATGGAACGTAAAGGTGTCACGCCTAACCTTGCTAAGCATGAGGTGTACCGTGAGCCCACTCTTACCTCAGCGTTAATGGTAAAAAGAGGTGAGGCTGATGGATTAATTTGTGGTTGTATTGGGCGCTATGCAGAGCACCTTTATTATGTTCAAAATGTATTAGGCTTAAAACAAGATGTCTCTACAGCAGCTGCAATGAATATGTTACTCAACCCCAAAGGCACATTCTTCGTTTGTGATACTTATGTTAATCCTAATCCAACTGCACACGAACTGGCTGATATTGTGAGCCTTGCTGCTGAAGAAGTACAACGTTTTGGTATTGTGCCCCGTGTTGCCATGCTATCGCATTCCTCCTATGGTAGTTATGACACAGACTCTGCAATAAAAATGCGTGAAGCGTTAGCGATCATTAGACAGCGTCTACCCAAGCTAGAAATTGATGGCGAAATGCATGCTGATGCTGCCATGTCAGATGAAATTCGTCATAATGTGATGCCTGGATCAAAACTCACTGGACGAGCTAATTTATTGGTCATGCCAACGCTCGATGCAGCCAATATCGCCTATAACCTGGTACGCGTCATTGGTGATAATGTGACGGTAGGTCCAATACTCTTAGGTATCAATGCTCCTGCACATATTCTCACTCCCACAGCAACAGTGCGTCGCATTATTAATATGACCGCCTTAGCTGTGGTTGACGCCCAATCGTCACGAACATAA
- the leuC gene encoding 3-isopropylmalate dehydratase large subunit — protein MKPITLYEKLWRSHVVREEADGTALIYIDRHLVHEVTSPQAFEGLKLANRSLWRVNSILATADHNTPTTSDEVIADPISRLQVDTLDKNCAQHHITEFPMGDPRQGIVHVIGPEQGATLPGMTVVCGDSHTSTHGAFAALAMGIGTSEVEHVMATQTLITKRAKTMRVSVEGALGQGVTAKDMALAIIGHIGTAGGTGFAIEFAGSAIRSLSMEGRMTLCNMAIEAGARAGMVAVDETTLNYIKGRPFAPVGDLWQRAVSYWQTLVSDEEALFDKEVTLQAEHIEPLVTWGTSPEMVVSINATIPDPKDEKDPIRREGMERALRYMNLPAGQPITSISIDKVFIGSCTNSRIEDLRSAAQVLTGKKIASNIKLALVVPGSGLVKAQAEQEGLDVIFKEAGFEWRNPGCSMCLGMNDDRLSPGERCASTSNRNFEGRQGAGSRTHLVSPQMAAAAALAGHFADVRALIK, from the coding sequence ATGAAACCAATAACCTTATACGAAAAGCTCTGGCGTTCCCATGTAGTCCGCGAAGAGGCGGATGGCACAGCACTCATTTATATTGATCGACATCTGGTGCATGAGGTCACAAGCCCCCAGGCCTTTGAAGGTCTGAAGCTGGCTAACCGTTCTTTGTGGCGAGTGAACTCAATTCTGGCTACCGCTGATCACAATACGCCCACCACCTCAGATGAGGTGATCGCCGATCCCATCTCAAGGTTGCAGGTGGATACTCTGGATAAAAATTGTGCACAACACCACATTACAGAGTTTCCCATGGGCGATCCTCGGCAGGGTATTGTTCATGTTATAGGTCCTGAGCAGGGGGCGACACTGCCCGGCATGACGGTGGTATGTGGTGATTCACACACCAGCACCCACGGCGCTTTTGCCGCACTTGCCATGGGTATAGGAACTTCTGAAGTTGAACATGTCATGGCCACTCAAACCTTGATTACTAAACGTGCTAAAACTATGCGTGTTTCAGTGGAAGGAGCTTTGGGTCAAGGCGTCACCGCCAAGGATATGGCTCTCGCTATTATTGGTCACATTGGTACCGCTGGAGGGACCGGTTTTGCCATTGAATTTGCCGGTTCTGCTATTCGCTCTTTGAGTATGGAAGGGCGTATGACTTTATGTAATATGGCTATTGAAGCAGGGGCCCGTGCTGGGATGGTGGCCGTGGATGAGACCACGCTCAATTACATCAAGGGGCGACCCTTCGCTCCAGTGGGAGATCTTTGGCAAAGAGCTGTGAGTTATTGGCAAACTTTGGTAAGTGACGAAGAGGCTCTGTTTGATAAGGAGGTGACTCTTCAAGCTGAGCACATTGAGCCCTTAGTTACCTGGGGAACTTCGCCAGAAATGGTGGTATCCATTAATGCCACCATACCGGACCCTAAGGATGAGAAGGATCCTATTCGTCGTGAGGGGATGGAGCGCGCTTTGCGCTACATGAATTTACCCGCAGGGCAACCTATTACCTCCATTTCAATTGATAAAGTTTTCATTGGTTCATGCACCAATTCACGTATCGAAGATTTACGTTCTGCCGCGCAGGTGCTAACAGGAAAAAAAATTGCCTCCAATATTAAGCTGGCCCTCGTTGTTCCAGGCTCAGGACTTGTTAAAGCCCAAGCTGAGCAAGAAGGCTTGGATGTAATTTTCAAAGAGGCTGGATTTGAATGGCGTAACCCAGGTTGCTCCATGTGCTTGGGTATGAATGATGATCGGCTTTCGCCGGGAGAGCGATGTGCCTCCACTTCAAACCGTAATTTTGAGGGCCGTCAGGGAGCAGGTAGTAGAACCCATTTGGTTAGTCCCCAGATGGCGGCAGCGGCAGCGCTGGCGGGCCACTTTGCCGATGTTAGAGCATTGATTAAATAA
- a CDS encoding phosphoribosylanthranilate isomerase, translating into MRIKICGITDVDQARAVAKAGADAIGLVFYEKSPRRVSRLTAQTIVDALPPFVSSVGLFVNHTTEQVWQILEQVSLDYLQFHGDESPAFCQQFKRPYIKAIRVKEDVDLVQYTVDFNTAKALLVDAYQEGVPGGTGRTFDWRLIPRELSKLIILSGGLTPENVGQAIKAVKPWAVDVSSGVEQSPGIKDINKCQAFIQGARNEAV; encoded by the coding sequence ATGCGTATAAAAATTTGTGGTATCACTGATGTTGATCAAGCTCGCGCTGTCGCGAAAGCGGGAGCAGACGCGATCGGCTTGGTGTTTTATGAGAAAAGTCCAAGAAGGGTGTCCCGGTTAACTGCTCAAACCATTGTTGATGCGCTGCCCCCCTTCGTGAGCAGTGTTGGATTATTTGTTAATCATACTACCGAACAAGTATGGCAGATTTTAGAGCAGGTATCGCTCGATTATTTACAATTTCATGGCGACGAGAGTCCTGCCTTCTGTCAGCAATTTAAAAGACCTTATATTAAAGCAATACGCGTCAAAGAAGACGTTGATTTGGTACAATATACAGTTGACTTTAATACAGCCAAAGCCTTATTAGTGGATGCTTATCAAGAGGGGGTGCCGGGTGGGACGGGTAGAACCTTTGATTGGCGGTTAATTCCCAGGGAGTTATCTAAACTAATTATCCTATCCGGTGGTCTGACACCAGAGAATGTAGGGCAAGCAATTAAAGCAGTGAAACCTTGGGCGGTAGATGTCAGTAGTGGCGTTGAGCAGAGCCCTGGAATTAAGGATATTAATAAATGCCAAGCATTTATACAAGGAGCGAGAAATGAAGCCGTATGA
- the leuD gene encoding 3-isopropylmalate dehydratase small subunit has protein sequence MQAFTQVSGVVLPIDRSNVDTDAIIPKQFLKSIHRSGFGPHLFDAWRYLDEGQPGQDCSKRPLNPNFVMNQARYQGARILLARENFGCGSSREHAPWALSDYGIRALIAPSYADIFFNNCFKNGILPVVLKEEAVDQLFKAVLSTPNYQLTVDLNLQEVRTENGESFTFEVDEFRRFCLLNGFDDIGLTLRHADEIKAYEIERQQSEPWIFGVNR, from the coding sequence ATGCAAGCCTTTACACAAGTTAGCGGTGTGGTGTTGCCCATTGATCGATCTAATGTGGATACCGATGCCATTATTCCAAAGCAATTTTTAAAATCCATTCACCGTTCTGGTTTTGGGCCCCATCTCTTTGATGCTTGGCGTTATCTTGATGAGGGGCAGCCTGGACAGGATTGTTCAAAGCGTCCTCTCAATCCGAATTTTGTGATGAATCAAGCTCGATATCAAGGAGCACGTATTCTCTTGGCACGGGAGAATTTTGGTTGCGGATCAAGTCGTGAGCACGCTCCTTGGGCGCTTAGTGATTATGGTATTCGGGCCTTAATTGCTCCGAGCTATGCTGATATTTTTTTCAACAACTGTTTTAAAAATGGCATTTTACCCGTGGTGTTAAAAGAGGAAGCGGTAGACCAACTTTTTAAAGCCGTCCTATCTACACCGAATTATCAACTTACGGTGGATTTGAATCTTCAAGAGGTAAGAACCGAGAACGGCGAGAGTTTTACCTTTGAAGTGGATGAATTCCGTCGTTTTTGTTTACTCAATGGTTTTGATGATATTGGTTTGACATTGCGTCACGCCGATGAAATTAAGGCCTATGAGATTGAGCGTCAGCAGTCTGAGCCTTGGATTTTTGGAGTTAATCGTTAA
- the trpB gene encoding tryptophan synthase subunit beta yields MKPYDMPSKDGHFGPYGGTFVSETLIAAIESLKKEYLFVRDDAAFQQELAYELKHYVGRPSPIYHAKRMSEHLGGAQIYLKREDLNHTGAHKINNTVGQAMLAKRMGKPRVIAETGAGQHGVATATVAARYGMECVVYMGAEDVKRQAQNVYRMKLLGAEVIPVTSGSRTLKDALNEAMRDWVTNVHNTFYIIGTVAGPHPYPMMARDFNAVVGRECLLQMPDMIGRQPDAVLACVGGGSNAMGIFYPYINETNVALIGVEAGGEGIESGRHSASLSAGTPGVLHGNRTYLLQDDNGQIVETHSISAGLDYPGVGPEHAWLKDSGRAQYVAVNDDEALQAFHDLCRMEGIIPALESSHALAHAMKIAPGMSRDKVLLVNLSGRGDKDMATVAERSGITL; encoded by the coding sequence ATGAAGCCGTATGATATGCCCAGTAAAGATGGCCATTTTGGACCCTACGGGGGAACGTTTGTTTCTGAAACGCTGATTGCAGCCATTGAGAGCTTAAAAAAAGAGTATTTATTTGTTCGCGATGATGCAGCGTTTCAACAGGAACTAGCTTATGAATTAAAGCATTATGTAGGTCGTCCGAGCCCTATTTATCATGCTAAACGTATGTCTGAACATCTTGGTGGGGCACAAATTTATCTCAAACGTGAGGATTTAAACCACACTGGTGCCCATAAAATTAATAATACCGTAGGCCAAGCGATGTTGGCCAAACGCATGGGTAAACCTAGGGTTATCGCTGAAACAGGTGCTGGCCAGCATGGCGTAGCGACAGCTACGGTGGCTGCTCGATATGGCATGGAATGTGTGGTGTATATGGGTGCGGAGGATGTGAAAAGACAAGCGCAAAATGTGTATCGCATGAAATTATTAGGCGCTGAGGTGATTCCTGTCACAAGTGGCTCACGAACGCTAAAGGATGCTCTCAATGAGGCTATGCGTGACTGGGTGACTAATGTCCATAACACTTTTTATATTATTGGTACCGTCGCAGGTCCTCATCCCTATCCTATGATGGCGCGTGACTTTAATGCTGTGGTGGGCCGTGAGTGTCTCTTACAAATGCCTGATATGATTGGCCGCCAGCCTGATGCGGTATTAGCTTGTGTGGGCGGGGGATCTAACGCCATGGGGATTTTTTACCCCTATATTAATGAGACTAACGTGGCTTTAATTGGTGTTGAGGCGGGGGGGGAAGGAATTGAATCTGGCCGTCATTCTGCCTCCTTGTCTGCAGGAACTCCTGGTGTCTTGCATGGCAACCGTACCTATCTGTTGCAAGATGATAATGGTCAGATTGTTGAAACCCATTCTATTTCAGCGGGCCTTGATTACCCAGGTGTTGGCCCTGAGCATGCCTGGCTTAAGGACAGTGGTCGCGCACAATATGTAGCAGTGAATGACGACGAAGCTCTGCAAGCTTTCCATGATTTATGTCGCATGGAAGGAATCATTCCTGCCTTGGAATCTAGTCATGCCTTAGCCCACGCCATGAAAATCGCTCCTGGTATGAGTCGTGATAAGGTTTTACTCGTCAACCTCTCTGGTCGTGGTGATAAGGACATGGCCACTGTGGCAGAGCGCAGTGGCATTACACTTTAG
- the truA gene encoding tRNA pseudouridine(38-40) synthase TruA — MRIALGIEYDGQQFCGWQKQPQRRAIQSTLDQAVSMIAGESVHTVCAGRTDTAVHALAQVVHFDTNAQRPEQAWVRGVNSHLPEDISVLWARVVDEGFHARFSALSRTYHYWLYPHSVRPAIAAHYVGWIHTPLNVDNMHRAMSYLQGEHDFSAFRSSECQAKTATRTMYEAYLVRHGVLIQLVFKANAFLHHMVRNLVGSLVDIGQGRHESEWMNTLIEQKNRTLAAPTFSPQGLYLSQIEYAEHWQLPQTQCRPYFFVNEP, encoded by the coding sequence ATGAGAATTGCTCTGGGTATTGAGTATGATGGTCAACAATTCTGTGGTTGGCAAAAACAGCCCCAACGGCGTGCGATTCAATCGACTCTCGATCAAGCGGTTTCCATGATTGCAGGAGAATCGGTTCATACTGTGTGTGCCGGACGTACTGATACAGCGGTTCACGCCCTTGCGCAAGTTGTTCACTTTGATACCAACGCTCAACGCCCTGAACAGGCCTGGGTTAGGGGTGTCAACAGTCATTTGCCTGAGGATATCAGCGTACTCTGGGCCAGAGTGGTTGATGAGGGTTTTCATGCTCGATTTTCTGCGCTGTCAAGAACTTATCATTACTGGCTTTACCCACACTCGGTTAGACCTGCTATAGCCGCTCATTATGTGGGATGGATCCATACCCCACTTAATGTGGACAATATGCACAGGGCGATGAGTTATTTACAGGGTGAACACGACTTCAGCGCCTTTAGGAGTAGTGAGTGTCAAGCCAAAACAGCCACGCGTACCATGTATGAGGCTTATCTTGTTCGCCATGGTGTGCTCATTCAGTTGGTGTTTAAGGCTAATGCCTTTTTACATCATATGGTACGTAATTTGGTGGGTAGTTTGGTGGACATTGGCCAGGGTCGTCATGAAAGTGAGTGGATGAACACGCTGATTGAACAAAAAAACAGAACCTTAGCAGCCCCCACTTTCTCTCCTCAAGGATTATATTTAAGCCAAATAGAATACGCTGAGCATTGGCAACTGCCTCAGACGCAATGTCGTCCCTATTTTTTCGTGAATGAACCTTAA
- the leuB gene encoding 3-isopropylmalate dehydrogenase encodes MNIALLPGDGIGPEIMAEAEKVIDLFVAEGEPIKTQTALVGGAAVEVYDDPLPDDTLQLCLASSAVLFGAIGGPQYDTLPRPKRPERGLLRLRKAMDLFANLRPAKVYDALADSSTLKKEVVAGLDMMIVRELTGDIYFGEPRGIHTNEQGLRVGVNTMTYDENEIKRVAHWGFQAAQKRRGMLCSVDKMNVLECTQLWRDVVMEVAREYPDVTLTHMLVDNAAMQLIRRPQQFDVIVTGNLFGDILSDEASMLTGSIGLLPSASLNQSGQGLFEPIHGSAPDIAGQGIANPLAQILSLAMLFRYSLKREDLADRVEFAVEEVINQGMRTKDIAKAGERILSTSAMGDAVVAALKNNN; translated from the coding sequence ATGAATATTGCATTGTTACCTGGTGATGGGATCGGTCCTGAGATCATGGCTGAGGCGGAAAAAGTGATCGATTTGTTTGTGGCCGAGGGCGAGCCTATTAAGACCCAAACGGCTTTAGTGGGTGGGGCAGCTGTGGAGGTTTATGATGATCCTTTACCCGATGACACTCTACAGTTATGTCTTGCCTCCAGCGCCGTGTTGTTCGGTGCCATTGGCGGCCCTCAATATGACACTCTTCCTCGCCCTAAACGTCCTGAACGCGGACTCTTGCGTTTGCGTAAAGCCATGGATTTGTTTGCTAATCTACGTCCAGCGAAGGTTTATGATGCGCTCGCTGATTCTTCTACTTTGAAGAAAGAGGTGGTAGCAGGGCTGGATATGATGATTGTACGCGAGCTGACCGGTGATATTTATTTTGGTGAGCCACGAGGTATTCATACCAATGAACAGGGACTTCGAGTTGGGGTGAATACCATGACTTACGACGAGAATGAAATTAAACGAGTAGCCCATTGGGGTTTTCAGGCAGCCCAAAAAAGAAGGGGTATGTTGTGTTCCGTTGATAAAATGAATGTGTTGGAGTGCACGCAATTATGGCGTGATGTGGTGATGGAAGTCGCGCGTGAATATCCTGATGTGACGCTGACACACATGTTGGTGGATAATGCTGCCATGCAATTAATTCGTCGTCCGCAACAATTTGATGTGATTGTGACGGGTAATTTGTTTGGCGATATTCTCTCGGATGAAGCATCCATGCTGACAGGGTCCATTGGTTTATTGCCCTCAGCCTCTTTAAATCAATCTGGGCAGGGACTATTTGAGCCCATTCATGGCAGTGCTCCGGATATCGCCGGGCAAGGAATAGCTAACCCCTTAGCGCAGATTTTATCGTTGGCTATGTTGTTTCGTTATTCACTAAAACGCGAAGATTTAGCCGATCGGGTGGAGTTTGCCGTTGAAGAGGTAATTAACCAAGGAATGCGTACCAAAGATATTGCCAAGGCTGGAGAGAGGATACTCTCCACCAGCGCCATGGGCGATGCCGTGGTTGCTGCCTTGAAAAATAATAACTAG
- the asd gene encoding aspartate-semialdehyde dehydrogenase has protein sequence MLTVGFVGWRGMVGSVLLERMRQEKDFDHIEPVFFTTSQAGSLGPAVGEHSAKPLLDANNIEQLAQMDVLVSCQGGDFTEAIHTPLRKRGWQGYWIDAASTLRMNDHAVIILDPVNRSMIDEAMNKGIRDYIGGNCTVSLMLMALGGLFKANLVEWVSAMTYQAASGAGAQNMRELLSQMGVLHQSVAALLSDPSSAILDIDRSVTEALRSPQMPTENFRGVPLAGSLIPWIDKAVEYGQSKEEWKGGAECNKILGLPAYRHAGSIPVDGLCVRVGAMRCHSQALTIKLKKDVALQDIEQLIADANEWVRVIANDRELTEQQLTPTQVSGTLSVPVGRLHKLAMGAEYLGAFTVGDQLLWGAAEPLRRMLRIVVKQ, from the coding sequence ATGTTAACGGTTGGGTTTGTTGGCTGGCGTGGCATGGTGGGATCGGTGCTTCTTGAGCGCATGAGGCAAGAGAAGGATTTTGATCACATTGAGCCAGTATTTTTTACCACCTCACAGGCTGGATCTTTAGGTCCTGCAGTGGGAGAACACTCAGCTAAACCCTTGTTGGATGCCAACAATATAGAGCAACTCGCACAAATGGATGTATTAGTGTCCTGTCAAGGGGGAGATTTTACGGAGGCAATTCATACTCCTTTGAGAAAAAGGGGTTGGCAGGGTTACTGGATTGATGCCGCGTCCACTTTGCGCATGAATGATCATGCGGTGATTATTTTGGATCCCGTTAACCGTTCCATGATTGACGAGGCAATGAATAAAGGGATTCGTGATTATATCGGCGGTAACTGTACCGTGAGTTTAATGCTGATGGCTCTGGGCGGTTTATTTAAGGCTAATCTAGTGGAGTGGGTATCAGCTATGACCTATCAGGCCGCCTCTGGGGCTGGCGCGCAAAACATGCGCGAATTACTGAGCCAAATGGGGGTGTTACATCAATCTGTTGCGGCCTTATTGTCTGATCCTTCCTCAGCTATTCTTGACATTGATCGTTCGGTCACCGAAGCCTTACGTTCTCCTCAGATGCCCACAGAGAACTTCAGAGGAGTGCCTTTAGCGGGCAGTCTAATCCCTTGGATAGATAAGGCGGTGGAGTATGGACAAAGTAAAGAGGAATGGAAAGGTGGCGCGGAGTGTAACAAGATTTTAGGGTTGCCCGCTTATCGACACGCAGGATCAATCCCGGTAGATGGTTTATGTGTTCGTGTCGGGGCCATGCGCTGTCACTCGCAAGCGCTCACTATAAAATTAAAAAAAGATGTTGCCTTGCAGGATATTGAGCAATTAATAGCTGATGCCAATGAATGGGTGAGAGTTATTGCTAATGATCGGGAGTTAACGGAGCAACAATTAACCCCCACTCAAGTGTCTGGTACTTTATCGGTACCAGTGGGGCGTTTACATAAGCTTGCTATGGGGGCTGAGTATTTGGGCGCTTTTACTGTGGGTGACCAATTGTTGTGGGGGGCCGCGGAGCCGCTTCGCCGCATGTTACGTATCGTGGTTAAACAATAA
- the aroC gene encoding chorismate synthase, translated as MSGNTLGRLFCVTSFGESHGPAIGCVVDGCPPGLMISEADIQQELDRRKPGTSRHVTQRRETDAVEILSGVFEGKTTGTPIALLIRNIDQRSQDYNNIAGAFRPGHADYTYLQKYGIRDHRGGGRSSARETAVRVAAGAIAKKWLLERYGVVIKGYLAELGSTVIPFQDWQAVDQNPFFAANMAMVPQLESQMDALRKSGDSIGARINVVASQVPVGWGEPVYDRLDADIAYALMSINAVKGVEIGAGFRSIGQRGTEHGDEMTPEGFKSNHAGGVLGGISTGQDIEASIAIKPTSSIRLVRQSIDVSGESREVATTGRHDPCVGIRATPIAEAMLAIVLMDHALRHRGQNADVRPPFAPIAGSLPD; from the coding sequence ATGTCAGGGAACACCCTTGGTCGGTTATTTTGTGTGACATCTTTTGGCGAAAGTCATGGCCCAGCCATTGGCTGTGTGGTAGATGGCTGTCCCCCGGGCTTAATGATCAGTGAGGCAGATATTCAGCAAGAGCTCGATCGCCGAAAACCTGGTACCTCAAGACATGTGACCCAACGACGGGAAACCGATGCGGTGGAAATTCTATCAGGAGTATTTGAGGGGAAAACCACCGGTACACCCATTGCACTCCTAATCCGCAATATTGATCAACGAAGCCAAGACTATAACAACATAGCAGGAGCTTTTCGTCCGGGTCATGCGGATTATACTTACTTACAAAAATATGGTATCCGCGATCATCGAGGTGGGGGGCGTTCCTCAGCCCGTGAGACGGCCGTTCGAGTGGCCGCTGGGGCCATTGCTAAAAAATGGTTATTGGAGCGTTATGGTGTGGTCATCAAGGGATACCTTGCAGAGCTGGGCTCTACCGTGATTCCTTTTCAAGACTGGCAGGCGGTTGATCAGAATCCTTTTTTTGCAGCCAATATGGCGATGGTTCCACAGTTAGAGTCGCAAATGGATGCCTTAAGAAAGTCAGGGGACTCTATTGGTGCGCGCATTAACGTGGTGGCCTCCCAGGTGCCCGTGGGCTGGGGCGAGCCTGTTTATGATCGGTTGGATGCGGATATTGCTTATGCGTTGATGAGTATCAACGCCGTCAAGGGGGTTGAAATTGGGGCAGGCTTTAGAAGTATTGGTCAGCGTGGGACAGAACATGGTGATGAAATGACTCCAGAAGGATTTAAGAGTAATCATGCCGGGGGAGTGTTAGGGGGTATCTCTACAGGTCAGGATATTGAGGCCAGTATTGCGATTAAACCAACTTCTAGTATCCGCCTCGTGCGCCAAAGTATTGACGTGTCCGGTGAGAGCCGTGAGGTGGCTACCACTGGCCGTCATGATCCTTGTGTGGGGATCAGGGCAACGCCCATTGCTGAGGCGATGCTAGCTATTGTCTTGATGGATCATGCTCTAAGACATCGTGGGCAAAATGCTGATGTAAGACCTCCTTTTGCACCCATTGCCGGTAGTCTCCCCGACTAG